Proteins encoded by one window of Acetivibrio thermocellus ATCC 27405:
- the aroC gene encoding chorismate synthase, giving the protein MVGNTFGRIFRVTTCGESYAGAFRKNLQIPKELFGGLIAIVDGVPPGIKLTADFVQEELDKRRPGKTPLDTPRKERDKVYIFSGVMEDDITTGAPVGMIIPNDVIEDEHINKHKSYKEVVRPGQAGYTFFKKYGQFADNIGAGRASGRETAARVAAGAVAKAVLDTMGIDVIAFVTEIHGIKAQENITYEMAKANYRKNEINCPDLEKAKEMIEELKRIKEEGDSVGGVVEIIARGVPAGLGEPVFDKLQATLAHALMSIGAIKGIEFGEGFGHTKLKGSESNDVPYYDEASGRVRFKTNRAGGILGGISNGEDIRIRVAVKPTPTISIPQKTVNMYTLENVEVEFNTRNDPSICPRIYPVCEAMVRIALLDALYIAKGYRAISSNIDPRWDRL; this is encoded by the coding sequence ATGGTAGGAAATACATTCGGCAGAATATTCAGGGTTACAACCTGTGGAGAATCTTATGCAGGTGCTTTTCGCAAAAATCTTCAAATACCAAAAGAGTTGTTTGGGGGACTAATAGCAATCGTGGACGGTGTTCCGCCCGGAATAAAGCTCACTGCTGATTTCGTGCAGGAGGAGCTTGATAAAAGAAGACCGGGAAAAACTCCTTTGGATACACCAAGAAAAGAAAGGGACAAAGTATATATTTTTTCCGGAGTAATGGAAGATGATATTACAACCGGTGCTCCTGTCGGGATGATTATACCCAATGACGTTATTGAGGATGAGCACATTAACAAGCATAAGAGCTACAAAGAGGTTGTAAGACCGGGACAGGCAGGATATACCTTTTTTAAGAAGTACGGACAATTTGCAGACAATATAGGTGCAGGAAGAGCTTCCGGAAGAGAAACGGCTGCCCGTGTTGCCGCCGGAGCCGTGGCAAAGGCGGTGTTAGATACCATGGGTATAGATGTAATTGCTTTTGTAACTGAAATACACGGAATTAAAGCCCAGGAAAATATTACTTATGAAATGGCCAAAGCCAATTATCGCAAAAATGAAATAAACTGCCCGGACCTTGAAAAAGCAAAAGAAATGATTGAAGAACTTAAAAGGATAAAGGAAGAAGGAGATTCTGTAGGCGGAGTGGTGGAAATAATTGCAAGAGGTGTTCCGGCAGGTTTGGGAGAACCCGTGTTTGACAAGCTTCAGGCCACACTTGCCCACGCCTTAATGTCCATTGGAGCCATAAAAGGGATAGAGTTTGGCGAAGGATTCGGTCATACAAAATTAAAGGGTTCGGAATCAAACGATGTTCCTTATTACGATGAAGCCTCAGGCCGTGTAAGATTTAAAACCAACAGAGCGGGAGGTATACTGGGCGGAATTTCCAACGGCGAGGATATCAGAATCAGAGTTGCGGTTAAGCCGACGCCTACTATTTCAATACCTCAGAAAACAGTAAACATGTACACTCTTGAGAATGTTGAAGTAGAGTTTAACACAAGAAACGATCCTTCAATATGTCCAAGAATTTATCCTGTATGTGAAGCTATGGTCAGAATTGCTCTTTTGGATGCTTTATATATTGCAAAAGGCTATAGGGCAATCAGCAGCAACATAGATCCCCGTTGGGACCGTTTATAA
- a CDS encoding tyrosine recombinase XerC encodes MNGAYYGEAPAIIKDFLSYMETIRGKSKNTIHEYYYDLRLFFRFMKIHFGLEDSKKDFDSIDIKDMDIDVIKKITLSDIYSFMSFLSRERDNTASSRARKVASIRSFFNYLTNKAKLLEQNPAAELESPKIMKRLPRYLNIEESKRLLGSIDGEHKERDFAIITLFLNCGLRLSELVNINLSNIKNDVLTVVGKGNKERTIYLNAACKKALDAYLKVRPVDGVKDKNALFLSSRKQRISNKTVQHIVKKYIKAAGLDPERYSTHKLRHTAATLMYKHGNVDIRALQEILGHESIATTEIYTHVDSQQLKNAVESNPLSTYVDEHDNENES; translated from the coding sequence ATGAACGGGGCGTATTATGGTGAGGCACCTGCTATAATAAAAGACTTTTTAAGCTACATGGAGACCATAAGAGGTAAATCGAAAAACACAATCCATGAATACTATTATGATCTAAGGCTTTTTTTCAGGTTTATGAAAATTCATTTTGGTCTGGAGGACTCAAAAAAAGATTTTGACTCAATAGATATCAAAGACATGGATATTGATGTCATTAAGAAAATAACTTTGAGTGATATTTATTCCTTTATGTCATTTTTAAGCCGTGAAAGGGACAATACCGCGAGCTCGAGGGCAAGAAAAGTTGCAAGCATAAGGTCGTTTTTTAATTACCTTACAAACAAGGCAAAGCTTTTAGAGCAAAATCCTGCTGCCGAGCTGGAGTCTCCCAAAATAATGAAAAGGCTTCCAAGGTATCTTAACATTGAAGAAAGCAAAAGGCTGCTTGGTTCCATTGACGGAGAGCATAAAGAAAGAGATTTTGCAATTATAACTTTGTTCTTAAATTGTGGTTTGCGACTTTCCGAGCTTGTAAACATTAATTTGAGCAATATAAAAAATGATGTTTTAACTGTGGTGGGCAAAGGCAACAAAGAACGTACCATTTACCTTAATGCGGCATGCAAAAAAGCTCTTGATGCATACTTGAAGGTTCGGCCCGTTGACGGTGTGAAGGACAAAAATGCTTTGTTTTTGAGTTCCAGAAAGCAAAGAATAAGCAACAAGACTGTTCAGCATATCGTGAAAAAGTATATAAAAGCTGCGGGACTCGACCCGGAAAGGTATTCTACCCATAAACTCAGACATACGGCGGCAACGTTAATGTATAAACACGGCAATGTTGACATAAGGGCACTTCAGGAAATACTAGGGCATGAAAGCATAGCAACAACGGAGATTTATACCCATGTGGACAGCCAGCAGTTGAAAAATGCCGTTGAAAGCAATCCTTTATCAACTTATGTCGATGAGCATGACAATGAAAATGAGAGCTAA
- a CDS encoding carbohydrate-binding domain-containing protein encodes MRMLKKCTGFFLYVLVLLVNIISVSALEPPPIYGDSNSDCKVNSTDLTLMKRYLLQQSISYINLINADLNGDGKINSSDYTLLKRYLLGYIDSFPVENQYPTTPEPSPTPTPAVDEEAWKNNTGTIELGDTIKVSGEGISVNGSVVTITAGGDHLVTGTLNNGMIFVNTTERVKLRLSGVNIKNPNGPAIYFYNVDKGFITIEKGTVNYLSDGSTYTDQDAKAALFSNDDLELKGKGTLYVTGNYKHGIASDDDLIIENGDIYVTAVTDGLHANSGIEIKGGNITVTAKSDAIESEKDFEMTGGTLNLTADDDAIHSEKDLVIDDGEINILKCYEGIESKTTITINGGKININSNEDGLNAASGLYINGGELYITSGYDGIDSNGPIYINGGYIFSFGGNIPEGGIDCDWNPLIINGGTLIAAGGSNSTPSTSSTQCSVLLGSGTANSVISIQRNGSEIISFTAPKNYQNMVFSSPDLVLNATYVVYRNGVQSVTFTTNSIVTNAGGSSGGWFPGGGFPGGGFPGGGGGWFPGGPGW; translated from the coding sequence ATGAGAATGTTGAAAAAGTGTACAGGGTTTTTTCTATACGTACTTGTACTTCTCGTAAATATAATATCTGTAAGTGCATTAGAGCCACCACCGATATATGGCGACTCGAATTCGGACTGCAAGGTAAACTCAACGGACTTGACATTAATGAAAAGGTATCTTCTGCAGCAATCCATTAGCTATATCAACCTGATTAACGCTGATCTGAATGGGGATGGTAAAATAAACTCGAGCGACTACACATTGTTAAAAAGATATCTTTTGGGATATATTGATTCTTTCCCTGTGGAAAACCAGTATCCTACAACACCTGAGCCTTCACCGACACCTACTCCCGCTGTTGATGAAGAAGCATGGAAAAACAACACCGGTACAATTGAGTTGGGAGATACGATTAAAGTCAGCGGTGAAGGTATTTCGGTAAACGGTTCGGTCGTTACCATTACAGCCGGAGGAGACCACTTAGTTACAGGTACTTTAAACAACGGCATGATTTTTGTCAATACAACCGAAAGGGTTAAGCTGAGACTTAGCGGCGTAAATATAAAAAATCCAAACGGCCCTGCCATCTACTTCTACAACGTTGACAAAGGCTTTATCACAATAGAAAAAGGTACGGTCAATTATCTCTCCGACGGCTCAACATATACTGATCAGGATGCAAAAGCAGCTCTTTTCAGTAATGACGATTTGGAGCTGAAGGGAAAAGGCACTCTCTACGTTACAGGTAATTACAAGCACGGTATTGCAAGTGACGATGACCTTATTATTGAAAACGGAGATATTTACGTAACAGCAGTTACCGACGGATTACACGCAAACAGCGGCATAGAAATCAAGGGCGGAAACATCACTGTTACGGCAAAATCTGATGCCATTGAAAGCGAAAAAGATTTTGAAATGACCGGCGGTACCCTCAATCTCACTGCAGATGACGATGCGATACACTCAGAAAAAGACCTTGTAATTGACGATGGAGAAATAAATATATTAAAATGTTATGAGGGTATTGAAAGCAAGACTACTATTACAATTAACGGTGGCAAAATAAATATAAACTCAAATGAAGACGGTCTAAATGCTGCAAGCGGCCTTTATATCAATGGCGGTGAACTTTACATAACTTCAGGATATGATGGAATTGACTCCAACGGACCTATATATATCAATGGAGGATATATTTTCTCCTTTGGAGGCAACATTCCCGAAGGAGGTATTGATTGTGACTGGAATCCTCTGATAATCAATGGAGGAACCCTCATTGCAGCGGGAGGTTCCAACAGTACTCCTTCAACTTCAAGTACTCAGTGCTCGGTGCTTTTAGGCAGTGGAACGGCAAACTCCGTTATCAGTATCCAAAGGAACGGGTCTGAAATAATCAGCTTTACGGCTCCAAAGAATTATCAAAACATGGTATTCAGTTCACCGGATCTCGTATTGAATGCAACTTATGTTGTATATAGAAACGGAGTCCAGTCGGTAACCTTTACCACAAATTCAATTGTAACCAACGCCGGAGGTAGTTCCGGAGGATGGTTCCCCGGAGGAGGATTCCCAGGAGGAGGATTCCCAGGAGGCGGTGGGGGATGGTTCCCAGGCGGCCCAGGATGGTAA
- a CDS encoding DUF4956 domain-containing protein, with translation MLDIALNANINSTLTLGSAFLTIIVSFALGILISVTYMKTHVKGYYSQNFTLTLILIPAVIAVIILLVGSNVARAFSLAGAFSIARFRSAAGDPKDIAYVLFSMAAGLACGTGLFGYAALFTMLLCVFMVVLCKINFGAKKSCEKILKILIPENMNYQGAFDDILKKYTTNYQLCRVKTTDLGTLFELVYTVTMDNEKDEKEFIDELRCRNGNLSIVLSMNAAPNDF, from the coding sequence ATGTTGGATATCGCTTTAAATGCTAACATCAACTCAACATTAACTCTGGGGAGTGCTTTTTTAACTATCATAGTTTCATTTGCTTTGGGAATATTAATCAGCGTTACATATATGAAAACCCATGTAAAAGGTTATTACTCGCAAAATTTCACTCTGACATTGATTCTGATTCCTGCGGTAATTGCAGTGATAATCCTTCTGGTAGGAAGTAACGTCGCCAGAGCTTTCAGTCTTGCCGGTGCTTTTTCCATTGCCCGTTTTAGAAGTGCTGCCGGAGACCCTAAAGATATCGCATATGTGCTTTTTTCAATGGCCGCCGGACTTGCCTGTGGTACGGGATTGTTTGGCTATGCTGCACTTTTTACCATGTTGCTTTGCGTGTTTATGGTTGTTCTGTGTAAAATTAATTTCGGTGCAAAGAAGAGCTGTGAGAAAATACTAAAAATCTTGATTCCTGAGAATATGAATTACCAGGGAGCATTTGACGACATTTTAAAGAAGTATACGACAAACTACCAGTTGTGCAGAGTTAAGACAACCGATTTGGGAACACTTTTCGAACTTGTATACACAGTAACCATGGATAATGAAAAAGATGAAAAGGAGTTTATTGATGAACTTCGCTGCAGAAATGGCAATTTAAGTATAGTATTGTCAATGAATGCCGCACCAAATGACTTTTGA
- a CDS encoding shikimate kinase: MQKRNIVLIGMPSSGKTTIGQPLAKTLNMGFIDTDRIIMEKEKRPLRDIVNHDGLEKFLEIQQSTLMSLNVDNHVISTGGSVVYNEAAMEHLKRNSIVVYLKLEFDEIKKRLSSGRRLARDSNKSFEDVYKERVPLYEKYADVTIDCSSKNVQSIVAEIKNVYESMIKGI, encoded by the coding sequence ATGCAAAAAAGAAACATAGTCTTAATCGGTATGCCCAGTTCCGGTAAAACTACAATTGGGCAACCACTTGCAAAAACTCTCAACATGGGTTTTATAGATACTGATAGAATAATAATGGAGAAAGAAAAAAGGCCGCTTAGAGACATCGTAAATCATGACGGGCTGGAAAAGTTCCTTGAGATACAGCAGTCAACTTTAATGAGCCTGAACGTGGACAACCATGTCATATCAACCGGCGGCAGTGTCGTTTACAATGAAGCCGCAATGGAACATCTTAAAAGAAACAGCATTGTGGTGTACCTTAAACTGGAATTTGATGAAATTAAAAAAAGACTGTCTTCCGGCAGAAGGCTTGCAAGAGACAGTAACAAGAGCTTTGAGGATGTTTACAAAGAGCGGGTGCCTTTGTATGAAAAGTACGCCGACGTTACAATCGACTGTTCTTCTAAAAATGTTCAGTCAATTGTTGCGGAAATTAAAAATGTTTATGAAAGCATGATAAAGGGAATATAA